A genomic segment from Agrobacterium vitis encodes:
- a CDS encoding D-alanyl-D-alanine carboxypeptidase family protein has translation MLPRQIRRAFVAVALCAALLPSTVAANPVLVVDVNSLTVLEHQDSFKKWYPASLTKLMTAYTTFRALRAGEVRLDSVVTLSAFAASQAPSKMFFKPGSKMTLDDALKMMLVKSANDIAMAVAENVGGSQAAFVARMNAEAARLGMTSSHFVNPNGLPAPGQYSTARDLAVLAVTIRREFPEYAGYFKIEAIDTGKKIYPNVNMLVGRFDGVDGMKTGYICASGFNQITSATRNGRTLITVVMGADSLAARADISANLLQKYFDRPNAQGSRLSALGPDSVDGLNAVNDVSAEMCSTEARKRRSETRDETGRMKLQSPYIHEMAAPPVPVFAGIIPGSEPPDPPPAASGAKQQQMGEVPRPTPRPQM, from the coding sequence GTGCTGCCTCGCCAGATCCGGCGCGCATTTGTTGCCGTTGCCCTGTGTGCCGCCCTGCTGCCGTCTACGGTCGCCGCCAATCCCGTGCTGGTGGTTGATGTCAACTCCCTGACGGTGCTGGAGCACCAGGATAGTTTCAAGAAATGGTATCCGGCCTCGCTGACCAAGCTGATGACCGCCTATACGACGTTCAGGGCGCTGAGAGCCGGCGAAGTGCGTCTGGATAGCGTGGTGACACTGAGCGCCTTTGCAGCGTCGCAAGCGCCGAGCAAGATGTTCTTCAAGCCCGGCTCGAAAATGACGCTGGACGACGCCCTGAAGATGATGCTGGTGAAATCCGCCAATGACATCGCCATGGCGGTGGCTGAAAATGTCGGCGGCAGCCAGGCGGCGTTCGTTGCCCGGATGAATGCCGAGGCCGCCCGGCTCGGCATGACATCCAGCCATTTCGTCAATCCGAATGGATTGCCAGCTCCCGGCCAATATTCCACGGCCCGCGATCTTGCGGTGCTTGCCGTGACCATTCGCCGCGAATTTCCTGAATATGCCGGTTATTTCAAGATCGAAGCCATTGATACCGGCAAGAAGATCTATCCCAATGTCAACATGCTGGTCGGCCGTTTCGATGGGGTGGATGGTATGAAGACCGGTTATATCTGCGCGTCCGGTTTTAACCAGATCACCTCTGCGACCCGCAATGGCCGTACGCTGATCACCGTGGTGATGGGTGCCGACAGCCTGGCGGCACGCGCTGATATTTCCGCCAATCTGCTCCAGAAATATTTCGATCGACCCAATGCACAGGGATCGCGCCTTTCGGCGCTGGGACCTGACAGCGTTGACGGTTTGAACGCGGTGAATGACGTGTCCGCCGAAATGTGTTCCACGGAGGCACGCAAGCGGCGCAGCGAAACCCGCGATGAGACCGGCCGTATGAAGTTGCAATCGCCCTATATCCACGAAATGGCCGCACCGCCGGTGCCGGTCTTTGCAGGCATCATCCCTGGCAGCGAGCCGCCTGATCCGCCACCGGCGGCTTCGGGTGCCAAACAGCAGCAGATGGGCGAGGTTCCGCGCCCCACGCCGCGCCCGCAAATGTAA
- a CDS encoding CobW family GTP-binding protein yields MVALADRIPVSILTGFLGAGKSTLLNRLLKDPAMRDAAVIINEFGEVGIDHLLVEASSDSIVQLSDGCLCCTVRGELIDTLAELVDALQTGRIKTLSRVVIETTGLADPAPVMQSVMGHPVLSQSFQLEGLITVIDAVNGERVLDNYSEAVRQVAVADRLVMTKASLADEGAIARLKSRIAGLNPRAVVVDAETSAAGEAVILNNGLYDPATKMPDVARWLQEEQHAEDHRHHDHDHDHDHDHDHDHDHHHHHHHDDVTRHGATIRSFSILHDDPVDPAALHMFIDLLRSAHGDKMLRMKAVVGLKDDPERPVVIHGVQSIFHPPHRLAAWPDPSDRRSRLVMITDGLDEAYVRDLFDAFTGKVAIDRPDRKALEDNPLAVPGMTF; encoded by the coding sequence ATGGTTGCCCTTGCCGACCGAATTCCTGTTTCTATCCTGACCGGCTTTCTCGGCGCAGGAAAATCCACGCTGCTGAACCGGCTGCTGAAAGATCCCGCCATGCGCGATGCGGCGGTGATCATCAATGAATTCGGTGAAGTGGGTATCGATCATCTCTTGGTCGAAGCCTCCAGCGATTCGATCGTCCAGCTTTCGGATGGCTGCCTGTGCTGCACGGTGCGTGGTGAATTGATTGATACCCTGGCTGAACTGGTCGATGCCTTGCAGACGGGGCGGATCAAGACCTTGTCGCGGGTGGTGATCGAAACCACGGGATTGGCTGATCCAGCACCAGTGATGCAGTCGGTGATGGGGCATCCTGTCCTGTCTCAGTCTTTTCAGCTGGAAGGGCTGATCACCGTGATCGATGCCGTCAATGGCGAGAGAGTGCTGGACAATTACAGCGAAGCTGTCCGGCAGGTGGCGGTGGCCGACCGGCTGGTGATGACCAAGGCCAGCCTTGCGGATGAAGGTGCTATCGCAAGGTTGAAGAGCCGGATTGCCGGGCTCAATCCACGGGCTGTTGTTGTCGACGCGGAAACATCGGCTGCTGGCGAAGCGGTCATCCTCAACAATGGTCTTTATGATCCGGCGACGAAAATGCCTGACGTGGCGCGGTGGTTGCAGGAAGAGCAGCACGCGGAGGATCATCGTCACCACGACCACGACCACGACCACGACCACGACCACGACCACGACCACGACCATCACCATCACCATCACCATGACGATGTCACACGTCACGGCGCCACGATCCGCTCCTTCTCCATCCTGCACGACGATCCGGTCGATCCGGCGGCCCTTCATATGTTCATTGACCTGTTGCGGTCGGCTCATGGTGATAAAATGCTGCGGATGAAGGCGGTGGTTGGGCTGAAAGACGATCCGGAGCGGCCTGTCGTCATTCATGGTGTGCAATCGATCTTTCATCCGCCGCACCGGCTGGCAGCCTGGCCAGACCCCTCCGACCGCCGGAGCCGGTTGGTGATGATTACTGACGGGCTGGACGAAGCCTATGTGCGGGATCTGTTTGATGCCTTCACGGGTAAAGTGGCGATCGATCGACCGGATCGGAAGGCTCTGGAAGACAATCCCCTGGCAGTGCCGGGCATGACCTTCTGA
- a CDS encoding L,D-transpeptidase family protein encodes MRISNAALLIATTLLLAGCNDTLDSVSEKKMPDNVSNKVEQPLPPEILASMKAKGMERNSPIAIRIFKEEGVLEIWKAKTDGRFEKIADYQICAWSGKLGPKEKEGDRQAPEGFYALTPANLNPYSKYYLAINTGFPNKYDAVNNRSGTNLMIHGACSSSGCYSMTDAQILEIYAFARDAFRGGQQTVQLQAFPFRMSAENMARHRYSTHMPFWQMLKAGYDQFEVTKQPPQVGVCDKKYVFNQQVEAGKSLNAAGACPPMSTPPQLSAALASYNSAYSRDYAKAMKKYEDKVWYDPSEAERKALVADLKKGRDLAYAPTGSALKAGKLLKLSEVADPANPVISPRKTAATAAPLFASLDNSAKTGRYGAPSDPQTASTMSSGAASSGAQATIDPTQTATVALPATGPVPVPNPVAPPPQASMVAMDAASEPAAKPFWKFWAAR; translated from the coding sequence ATGCGCATTTCAAACGCCGCCCTGCTGATCGCCACCACCCTGCTTCTGGCAGGGTGCAACGACACTTTGGATAGCGTCAGCGAAAAGAAGATGCCGGACAATGTGTCCAACAAGGTAGAGCAGCCGCTACCGCCTGAAATCCTCGCCTCGATGAAGGCGAAGGGCATGGAGCGCAATTCGCCAATTGCCATCCGGATTTTCAAGGAAGAAGGTGTTCTTGAAATCTGGAAGGCCAAGACTGACGGCCGTTTCGAGAAAATCGCTGACTACCAGATCTGCGCCTGGTCCGGAAAACTGGGCCCGAAAGAGAAGGAAGGCGACCGGCAGGCGCCGGAGGGATTCTATGCCCTGACGCCCGCCAATCTCAATCCCTATTCAAAATATTACCTGGCGATCAATACCGGCTTTCCCAACAAATACGATGCCGTCAACAATCGCAGCGGCACCAATCTGATGATCCATGGCGCCTGCTCGTCATCCGGCTGCTATTCGATGACGGATGCCCAGATCCTGGAAATCTATGCCTTTGCTCGCGATGCTTTTCGCGGTGGCCAGCAGACCGTGCAATTGCAAGCCTTTCCGTTCCGCATGAGTGCCGAAAACATGGCTCGGCATCGCTACAGCACCCACATGCCCTTCTGGCAGATGCTGAAGGCTGGCTATGACCAGTTCGAAGTCACCAAACAACCGCCGCAGGTTGGGGTTTGCGACAAGAAATATGTCTTCAACCAGCAAGTCGAAGCAGGCAAAAGCCTGAACGCGGCTGGTGCCTGCCCACCGATGAGCACACCACCGCAATTGTCTGCGGCGCTTGCCTCCTATAATTCCGCCTATAGCCGCGACTATGCCAAGGCCATGAAGAAATATGAGGACAAGGTCTGGTACGACCCGAGCGAAGCTGAACGCAAGGCTCTGGTTGCCGACCTGAAGAAAGGCCGCGACCTGGCCTATGCGCCGACAGGCTCGGCGCTGAAGGCTGGCAAGCTGTTGAAATTGTCCGAGGTCGCCGATCCGGCCAATCCGGTCATCAGCCCGCGGAAAACCGCAGCGACAGCGGCCCCGCTATTCGCATCCCTGGACAATTCCGCCAAGACCGGTCGCTATGGCGCGCCAAGCGATCCGCAGACGGCAAGCACTATGAGCTCTGGTGCTGCGAGTTCCGGTGCTCAGGCCACCATCGACCCGACCCAGACGGCAACCGTCGCCCTCCCGGCCACCGGTCCGGTTCCCGTTCCGAACCCCGTCGCGCCGCCACCACAGGCCAGCATGGTGGCCATGGATGCAGCCTCTGAGCCAGCGGCAAAACCCTTCTGGAAATTCTGGGCCGCCCGTTGA
- a CDS encoding AI-2E family transporter: protein MTPPAVPVRRAAAERYALVAPTSAARWLLLAVLMASAYFFYGFIVPLLAAMVIGFASWPIYRRILGLARGNRTIGATIAIILVVSFIVVPISLAGIYAVDEVKSWGVWALKANEVGAPVPQWLIQVPLAGAWLSEHWDQYVGHPGALGELVQLISGANIGTIYRGLLVVGSSAFHSFLTLLFMLIALFFVYRDGERIVAQVDVVGERILPGCWERVSRLVPMTISSTVTGMTIIAVGEGIVLGLAYWIAGVPSPVTLGIITGFMALIPGGAPLSFTLVSIYLVASGSTIAGVGLLAWGTVELFIVDKTLRPRLVGGPIKLPFLPTFFGLIGGVKTMGMLGLFVGPVLMAILVAIWREWLLEAKQPE from the coding sequence GTGACACCGCCCGCCGTTCCTGTACGCCGTGCTGCCGCAGAGCGCTATGCGCTGGTTGCCCCAACCTCGGCGGCGCGCTGGCTGCTGCTAGCCGTCTTGATGGCTAGCGCTTATTTTTTCTACGGTTTCATCGTGCCGTTGCTGGCCGCCATGGTGATCGGCTTTGCAAGCTGGCCGATCTATCGGCGCATCCTGGGCCTCGCCCGTGGCAACAGGACGATTGGTGCAACGATTGCCATCATTCTTGTGGTCTCCTTCATTGTCGTTCCCATCTCGCTGGCGGGTATCTATGCCGTCGATGAGGTGAAAAGCTGGGGCGTCTGGGCCTTGAAGGCCAATGAAGTCGGAGCACCAGTACCGCAGTGGCTCATCCAGGTACCCCTGGCCGGTGCCTGGCTTTCCGAGCATTGGGATCAATATGTCGGCCACCCCGGTGCGCTTGGTGAATTGGTGCAACTGATCAGCGGCGCCAATATCGGCACGATTTACCGTGGCCTTCTGGTGGTCGGCTCCTCGGCGTTCCACAGCTTTCTCACCTTGCTCTTCATGCTGATCGCCCTGTTTTTCGTCTATCGCGACGGGGAGCGTATTGTCGCGCAGGTGGATGTTGTCGGCGAGCGCATCCTGCCCGGTTGCTGGGAACGGGTATCGCGGCTGGTTCCGATGACGATCAGTTCCACAGTGACCGGCATGACGATCATTGCTGTCGGCGAAGGTATCGTGCTTGGCCTCGCCTATTGGATTGCAGGAGTTCCTTCCCCGGTTACGCTGGGCATCATCACCGGCTTCATGGCGCTCATTCCCGGTGGTGCGCCGCTGTCCTTCACCCTGGTCTCGATCTATCTGGTTGCCAGCGGCTCGACCATTGCAGGGGTCGGATTGCTTGCTTGGGGAACCGTGGAACTGTTCATTGTCGACAAGACTTTGCGGCCGAGACTGGTGGGTGGGCCGATCAAGCTTCCTTTCCTGCCAACATTTTTCGGCCTGATCGGCGGCGTCAAGACCATGGGCATGCTCGGCCTGTTCGTCGGCCCGGTGCTGATGGCGATCCTGGTGGCCATCTGGCGCGAATGGCTCCTGGAAGCCAAACAGCCCGAGTGA
- a CDS encoding sulfurtransferase TusA family protein — protein MTPELTPEPEEILDLKGLKCPLPVLKSRKRLSGMAVGSRLIVETTDPLAIIDIPHFCREEGYILLSSERSATGHRFVIGKPDQMPTR, from the coding sequence TTGACCCCGGAGTTGACCCCGGAGCCCGAAGAAATCCTGGACCTCAAAGGGCTGAAATGCCCGCTTCCCGTGCTGAAATCGCGAAAACGTCTGTCTGGAATGGCGGTCGGTAGCCGGCTCATTGTCGAAACCACTGATCCCCTGGCGATCATCGATATTCCGCATTTCTGCCGGGAAGAGGGATATATCCTGCTGTCCAGCGAGAGATCCGCAACCGGTCACCGCTTTGTGATCGGCAAACCGGATCAAATGCCCACCCGATAA
- a CDS encoding M20 aminoacylase family protein has product MPILNRAAELEADVRQWRHHLHQNPEILYDVHETAAFVTEKLKEFGVDEVVTGLGRTGVVGLIKGRGDGSRVIGLRADMDALPLQEITGKAWASKTDGRMHACGHDGHTAMLLGAAKYLAENRNFNGSVAVIFQPAEEGGAGALAMVEDGLMERFDIAEVYGMHNMPGMPVGTFAIRKGGIMAAPDKFFITIKGRGGHAAEPHRAIDPIAIGAQIVTNLQMIAARSANPVRSVVVSVTRFQAGTTHNIIPEQAELTGTVRTHDDETQDMAERRIREIVAGIASAHGAEAEVIYERPCPVTANHPDETDNAARAAIDIVGEGNVNTDVDPSMAGEDFAFMLKARPGAYIMIGNGNTAGLHNPAYDFNDEAIAYGISYWVRLAEQRLSD; this is encoded by the coding sequence ATGCCAATCTTGAACCGCGCCGCAGAACTGGAAGCCGATGTCCGGCAATGGCGCCATCATCTGCACCAGAATCCGGAAATTCTGTATGACGTCCATGAGACGGCTGCCTTTGTCACAGAAAAACTCAAGGAATTCGGCGTCGATGAGGTGGTGACGGGTTTAGGACGCACCGGCGTCGTTGGCCTGATCAAGGGACGTGGCGATGGCAGCCGGGTGATCGGACTTCGCGCCGACATGGATGCGCTCCCCCTGCAAGAAATCACCGGCAAAGCCTGGGCCTCGAAAACCGATGGCCGTATGCATGCCTGTGGCCATGACGGCCATACCGCCATGCTGCTGGGTGCCGCGAAATATCTGGCGGAAAACCGCAATTTCAACGGCTCCGTCGCCGTGATTTTCCAGCCCGCCGAAGAAGGCGGCGCCGGCGCGCTGGCCATGGTGGAAGACGGCCTGATGGAGCGCTTCGACATCGCCGAAGTCTATGGCATGCACAACATGCCCGGCATGCCGGTCGGCACCTTCGCGATCCGCAAGGGCGGGATCATGGCCGCTCCGGACAAATTCTTCATCACCATCAAGGGCCGTGGCGGCCACGCTGCCGAACCGCACCGCGCCATCGATCCGATTGCCATCGGCGCCCAGATCGTCACCAATCTGCAAATGATCGCGGCGCGCAGCGCCAATCCAGTGCGCTCAGTCGTCGTTTCCGTCACCCGCTTTCAGGCGGGAACGACCCACAATATCATTCCCGAACAAGCCGAACTGACCGGCACGGTGCGCACTCATGACGACGAAACGCAGGACATGGCAGAGCGCCGGATCCGCGAAATCGTCGCTGGCATCGCTAGCGCCCATGGGGCGGAAGCAGAGGTGATATATGAGCGCCCCTGCCCGGTCACGGCCAATCATCCTGACGAAACCGACAATGCCGCCCGCGCCGCCATCGATATCGTCGGCGAAGGCAATGTGAACACCGACGTCGATCCCTCGATGGCCGGCGAAGACTTCGCCTTCATGCTGAAGGCCAGGCCCGGCGCCTATATCATGATCGGCAATGGCAATACGGCGGGCCTTCACAACCCGGCCTATGATTTCAACGACGAGGCCATCGCCTACGGCATTTCCTACTGGGTGCGGCTTGCCGAACAACGGCTTTCGGATTGA